From a region of the Haloferax volcanii DS2 genome:
- a CDS encoding transcription initiation factor IIB translates to MSERIWTRNPGAQEQERNTQNGRQEAETEQEETKGDTLQCPECGGHVVTDDEHGETVCNDCGLVVTADSVDRGPEWRAFDAREKDEKSRVGAPTTNTMHDKGLSTNIDWRDRDAYGNSLGARQRQKMQRLRKWNERFRTRDSKERNLKQALGEIDRMASALGLPENVRETASVIYRRALDDDLLPGRSIEGVATSCTYAAARMAGVPRSLDEIAEVSRVEKSEVARTYRYIARELSLEVKPADPEQYVPRFASELGLSDESKMRARQLLKNAKEKGVHSGKSPVGLAAAAVYAAALLTNEKTTQAAVSDVADISEVTIRNRYHELLEAEENLGLV, encoded by the coding sequence ATGAGTGAACGAATCTGGACCCGAAACCCCGGCGCACAGGAGCAGGAACGAAACACGCAGAACGGCCGACAGGAGGCCGAGACCGAACAGGAAGAGACGAAGGGCGACACGCTTCAGTGCCCCGAGTGCGGCGGTCACGTCGTCACCGACGACGAACACGGCGAGACCGTCTGTAACGACTGCGGCCTCGTCGTGACCGCCGACTCCGTCGACCGCGGCCCCGAGTGGCGCGCGTTCGACGCCCGCGAGAAAGACGAGAAGTCCCGCGTCGGCGCGCCGACGACCAACACGATGCACGACAAGGGGCTGTCGACCAACATCGACTGGCGCGACCGCGACGCGTACGGGAACTCGCTGGGCGCGCGCCAGCGCCAGAAGATGCAGCGGCTCCGCAAGTGGAACGAGCGGTTCCGCACCCGCGACTCCAAGGAGCGCAACCTCAAGCAGGCGCTCGGCGAAATCGACCGCATGGCCTCGGCGCTCGGCCTCCCCGAGAACGTCCGCGAGACCGCCTCGGTCATCTACCGCCGCGCGCTCGACGACGACCTGCTGCCCGGTCGCTCCATCGAGGGCGTCGCCACGTCGTGTACCTACGCCGCCGCCCGCATGGCCGGCGTCCCGCGCTCGCTCGACGAAATCGCGGAGGTCTCGCGCGTCGAGAAGAGCGAGGTCGCCCGCACCTATCGCTACATCGCCCGCGAACTCTCGCTCGAAGTCAAGCCCGCCGACCCCGAGCAGTACGTCCCGCGGTTCGCCAGCGAGCTCGGCCTCTCCGACGAGTCGAAGATGCGCGCGCGCCAACTCCTGAAGAACGCCAAGGAGAAGGGCGTCCACTCGGGTAAGTCGCCGGTCGGCCTCGCCGCCGCCGCCGTCTACGCCGCCGCCCTCCTCACCAACGAGAAGACGACGCAGGCCGCCGTCAGCGACGTGGCCGACATCTCCGAGGTCACCATCCGCAACCGCTACCACGAACTCCTCGAAGCCGAGGAGAACCTCGGCCTCGTCTGA
- a CDS encoding helical backbone metal receptor, with protein sequence MAATPRVVSLAPSATAILTAAGLDAHVVGATVHSSTDKPVVGGWLNPDFDRVDDLDADAVCTCDDLQSDVATAARDRGYDVVHVAPATLDEVLDSFPVVCDAAGDAGAGAALADDCRDHLARVADAVAGRDRPAVYCEEWADPPMAAGNWVPDLVRVAGGTAPLVAPGERSAEVDPETVAAADPDHVILHPCGKGERGDPEAFDARGWNLDAAVHAVDDSLLNQPSPAVVSGVDRLARLLHPDADLPEPWAAASETATATPTESDEGK encoded by the coding sequence ATGGCCGCGACCCCCCGCGTCGTCTCGCTCGCGCCGAGCGCGACAGCGATTCTCACCGCCGCCGGTCTCGACGCCCACGTCGTCGGGGCGACCGTTCACTCGTCGACCGACAAGCCGGTCGTCGGCGGCTGGCTGAACCCCGATTTCGACCGGGTCGACGACCTCGACGCCGACGCCGTCTGCACCTGCGACGACCTCCAGTCGGACGTCGCGACGGCGGCCCGCGACCGCGGCTACGACGTGGTTCACGTCGCGCCCGCGACGCTCGACGAGGTGCTCGACTCGTTTCCCGTCGTCTGCGACGCCGCGGGCGACGCCGGTGCGGGGGCGGCGCTCGCCGACGACTGCCGCGACCACCTCGCCCGCGTCGCCGACGCGGTCGCCGGCCGCGACCGCCCGGCCGTCTACTGCGAGGAGTGGGCCGACCCGCCGATGGCCGCGGGCAACTGGGTTCCCGACCTCGTCCGCGTCGCCGGCGGTACCGCTCCGCTCGTCGCGCCCGGTGAGCGGTCCGCCGAAGTCGACCCCGAGACCGTCGCGGCCGCCGACCCCGACCACGTGATTCTCCATCCCTGCGGAAAAGGCGAGCGCGGCGACCCCGAGGCGTTCGACGCTCGCGGGTGGAATCTCGACGCCGCGGTCCACGCCGTCGACGACTCGCTTCTCAATCAGCCGAGTCCCGCCGTCGTCTCGGGCGTCGACCGCCTCGCGCGGCTGTTGCACCCCGACGCCGACCTCCCCGAGCCGTGGGCGGCCGCGTCCGAGACTGCGACCGCGACCCCGACCGAATCCGACGAAGGGAAATAA
- the yjjX gene encoding inosine/xanthosine triphosphatase: MDIAVGSGNPVKRRAVERTCPDASVAAVVVDSGVSEQPTGHDETIAGAVTRAERALGAGDYDFGVGIEGGVAAFSAGDGTDETDLYLVMWAAVTDGERVGRAAGPSLALPARIADRIDAGEELGPVMDDVLGTDDIAKNEGAAGVFTGGRLTRTDALESAVTGAFAPFRCELY, translated from the coding sequence ATGGACATCGCGGTGGGAAGCGGCAACCCGGTGAAGCGGCGCGCGGTCGAACGAACCTGCCCCGACGCCTCCGTGGCGGCGGTCGTCGTCGACTCGGGCGTCTCCGAACAGCCGACGGGCCACGACGAGACCATCGCGGGCGCGGTCACCCGCGCGGAACGAGCCCTCGGCGCGGGCGACTACGACTTCGGCGTCGGCATCGAGGGCGGCGTGGCGGCCTTCTCGGCCGGCGACGGCACAGACGAGACCGACCTGTACCTCGTGATGTGGGCGGCCGTGACCGACGGCGAGCGCGTCGGTCGCGCGGCGGGACCGAGCCTCGCGCTCCCCGCCCGCATCGCGGACCGCATCGACGCGGGCGAGGAACTCGGCCCGGTGATGGACGACGTGCTCGGCACCGACGATATCGCGAAAAACGAGGGCGCGGCGGGCGTGTTCACCGGCGGCCGCCTCACTCGCACCGACGCGCTCGAATCGGCCGTGACGGGCGCGTTCGCGCCGTTCCGGTGTGAACTGTACTGA
- the aglD gene encoding flippase domain-containing glycosyltransferase AglD, with product MGRPTERRPAAATAAGVEVSVVLPAYNEARTIENTVRVTVETLESFLPADAFEVIVAEDGCDDETPEIADRLAAEDDRIRHYHSDDRLGRGGALERAFEAARGDTLVYFDTDLATDMRHLEELVERVRSGEYDAATGSRWMPDRVADRPRKRGVPSRAYNGLVRLFLRSDLRDHQCGFKAFSREAFEALRDDVEDNHWFWDTEMLVRAQRAGFRVAEFPVDWEPKGDTKVDLVRDILGMGSQILRTWWQLTVRPRITRRVTIVAGLLLTVLALALMTLYIDPSEVISVLGDADPALVAAAAVIYVVSWPLRGIRYREILRELGYREKAGFLTGAIFISQTGNLVFPARAGDAVRAYVVKARRNIPYPSGFASLAVERVFDLLTIAGLAGVVLVGLAATGGLDDIATVLATGVSGGSVDVSADDVRTAAYVATGVGVVAILGVLGIALSARADRNVVRAFVGRFSSDSYVELVAGVIEQFVSDLQAVAGNRAAFGRVGLTSLAIWTVDVVTAVVVLLALGVDIDPVVLVGVSFFAVSVGNLAKVLPLSPGGVGLYEIAFTVFMAALAPVTPAAALAAAVLDHAVKNAVTIVGGVGSMLSLNVSLTTAVEESAEVRDREHELADSK from the coding sequence ATGGGTCGCCCGACAGAACGACGCCCGGCCGCCGCAACCGCGGCCGGCGTCGAAGTGAGCGTTGTCCTCCCCGCCTACAACGAGGCGCGGACCATCGAGAACACGGTCCGCGTCACCGTCGAGACGCTCGAATCGTTCCTCCCCGCCGACGCCTTCGAAGTCATCGTGGCCGAAGACGGCTGCGACGACGAGACGCCGGAGATAGCCGACCGGTTGGCCGCCGAGGACGACCGGATTCGCCACTACCACAGCGACGACCGCCTCGGTCGCGGCGGCGCGCTCGAACGCGCCTTCGAGGCCGCACGCGGCGACACGCTCGTCTACTTCGACACGGACCTCGCCACGGACATGCGACACCTCGAAGAGCTGGTCGAGCGCGTCCGCTCCGGCGAGTACGACGCCGCGACCGGGTCGCGCTGGATGCCCGACCGCGTCGCCGACCGTCCGCGGAAACGCGGCGTGCCGAGTCGCGCATACAACGGCCTCGTCCGCCTGTTTCTCCGCTCGGACCTCCGCGACCACCAGTGCGGCTTCAAGGCGTTCAGCCGCGAGGCGTTCGAGGCGCTCCGCGACGACGTAGAGGACAACCACTGGTTTTGGGACACGGAGATGCTCGTCCGCGCCCAGCGCGCGGGCTTTCGGGTCGCCGAGTTCCCCGTCGACTGGGAGCCGAAAGGCGACACGAAAGTCGACCTCGTCCGCGACATCCTCGGGATGGGAAGCCAGATCCTCCGGACGTGGTGGCAGCTCACGGTCCGGCCCCGCATCACCCGCCGGGTGACCATCGTCGCCGGCCTGCTTTTGACCGTCCTCGCGCTCGCGCTGATGACGCTGTACATCGACCCCTCGGAGGTCATCTCGGTGCTCGGCGACGCCGACCCCGCGCTCGTCGCGGCCGCCGCGGTTATCTACGTCGTCTCGTGGCCGCTCCGGGGGATTCGCTACCGCGAGATCCTCCGCGAACTCGGCTACCGCGAGAAGGCGGGCTTCCTCACGGGGGCGATATTCATCAGTCAGACCGGGAACCTCGTGTTCCCCGCCCGCGCGGGCGACGCCGTGCGCGCCTACGTCGTGAAGGCGCGCCGGAACATCCCGTACCCCTCGGGCTTCGCGTCGCTGGCGGTCGAGCGCGTCTTCGACCTGCTCACCATCGCGGGGCTCGCGGGCGTCGTCCTCGTCGGCCTCGCGGCGACCGGCGGCCTCGACGACATCGCCACCGTGCTCGCGACCGGCGTGAGCGGCGGCTCGGTCGACGTGTCGGCCGACGACGTGCGCACCGCCGCCTACGTCGCCACCGGCGTCGGCGTCGTCGCCATCCTCGGCGTCCTCGGCATCGCGCTGTCGGCCCGCGCGGACCGGAACGTCGTCCGGGCGTTCGTCGGCCGGTTCTCGTCTGACTCCTACGTCGAACTCGTCGCGGGCGTCATCGAGCAGTTCGTCTCCGACTTGCAGGCGGTCGCCGGCAACCGCGCCGCCTTCGGCCGCGTCGGTCTGACGAGCCTCGCCATCTGGACCGTCGACGTGGTGACCGCGGTCGTCGTCCTGCTCGCGCTCGGCGTCGACATCGACCCCGTCGTGCTCGTCGGCGTCTCGTTTTTCGCCGTGAGCGTCGGCAACCTCGCGAAGGTGCTTCCGCTCTCGCCCGGCGGCGTCGGCCTCTACGAAATCGCCTTCACGGTGTTCATGGCCGCGCTCGCGCCGGTCACGCCCGCCGCCGCGCTCGCCGCCGCGGTCCTCGACCACGCGGTGAAAAACGCCGTCACCATCGTCGGCGGCGTCGGCTCGATGCTGTCGCTCAACGTCTCGCTGACGACCGCGGTCGAAGAGAGCGCCGAGGTGCGCGACCGCGAACACGAACTCGCTGACTCGAAGTGA
- a CDS encoding DUF7123 family protein, translating to MSTTASAAAVEGEAPDTKPSLSEKQRRILDYLRSNAGAKTYFKSRLIADDLDLSAKEVGANMRPILDGDFDVTVEKWGYSSGTTWKVTV from the coding sequence ATGAGCACGACCGCCTCCGCCGCCGCGGTCGAGGGCGAAGCCCCCGACACCAAACCCAGCCTCTCGGAGAAACAGCGCCGCATCCTCGACTACCTCCGTTCGAACGCCGGCGCGAAGACGTACTTCAAATCCCGCCTCATCGCCGACGACCTCGACCTCTCCGCGAAGGAGGTCGGCGCGAACATGCGTCCCATACTCGACGGCGACTTCGACGTGACCGTCGAGAAGTGGGGCTACTCCTCCGGCACAACGTGGAAGGTGACCGTCTGA
- a CDS encoding winged helix-turn-helix transcriptional regulator, whose amino-acid sequence MSNRRVDEDKRATLRRFAALGAATPLVGLGGGDDGEDDSSGSSDARDAIVGYVASTPGAHFSKVRDDLQLGTGETQYHLRNLVDDGTLEVSRDGDYKRFFPAGRFSEFEQVTLGYLRRDTPRGMLVHLLRDPAATGSELAARLGVSRATVSTYAKELDAVGLLSREDGYAVRNPETVITLLIRYADSFGSDAAAFADDAADLIRFDP is encoded by the coding sequence ATGTCGAACCGCCGGGTAGACGAAGACAAGCGCGCGACCCTCCGTCGATTCGCCGCGCTCGGGGCCGCCACGCCGCTCGTGGGCCTCGGGGGCGGCGACGACGGCGAGGACGACTCGTCGGGGTCGAGCGACGCGCGGGACGCCATCGTCGGCTACGTCGCCTCGACCCCCGGCGCGCACTTCTCGAAGGTCCGCGACGACCTCCAGTTGGGAACCGGCGAGACGCAGTACCACCTTCGGAACCTCGTCGACGACGGCACCCTCGAAGTCAGCCGCGACGGCGACTACAAGCGGTTTTTCCCCGCGGGCCGGTTCTCGGAGTTCGAGCAGGTCACCCTCGGCTACCTGCGCCGCGACACGCCGCGCGGGATGCTCGTCCACCTGCTTCGCGACCCCGCGGCGACGGGGAGCGAACTCGCCGCCCGACTGGGCGTCTCGCGGGCGACGGTGAGCACCTACGCGAAGGAACTCGACGCCGTGGGCCTCCTCTCGCGCGAGGACGGCTACGCGGTCCGCAACCCTGAGACGGTTATCACGCTGCTGATTCGCTACGCCGACTCCTTCGGCTCCGACGCCGCGGCGTTCGCTGACGACGCGGCCGACCTCATCCGCTTCGACCCCTGA
- a CDS encoding SPFH domain-containing protein, whose amino-acid sequence MDLLALQAGLGIGGVVVGLLVLVLAIVTVYQMVEIVDAYEKKALTVFGEFRRLLEPGINFIPPFVSRTYAFDMRTQTLDVPRQEAITRDNSPVTADAVVYIKVMDAKKAFLEVDDYKRAVSNLAQTTLRAVLGDMELDDTLNKRQEINARIRKELDEPTDEWGVRVESVEVREVNPSADVQQAMEQQTSAERRRRAMILEAQGERRSAVEQAEGEKQSNIIRAQGEKQSQILEAQGDAISTVLRAKSAESMGERAIIDKGMETLERIGQGESTTFVLPQELTSLVGRYGKQLTGSDVQDMEGLSSKQFDEETRELIGLDDIEEILGQIDQAAEMNVEQLEQEAEAIKAGAEVNDIKSPDEVIAEADEDEQPIKSSDEVVAESEGAGDAAATDGSADANSAGNGQPAADEADDDESEISFEKDLE is encoded by the coding sequence ATGGACCTACTTGCCCTCCAAGCGGGGCTGGGTATCGGAGGCGTCGTCGTCGGCCTCCTCGTGCTCGTCCTCGCCATCGTGACGGTGTACCAGATGGTCGAAATCGTGGACGCCTACGAGAAGAAGGCGCTCACGGTGTTCGGTGAGTTCCGACGGCTCCTCGAACCGGGTATCAACTTCATCCCGCCGTTCGTCTCTCGGACCTACGCGTTCGACATGCGGACCCAGACGCTCGACGTGCCCCGGCAGGAAGCCATCACGCGCGACAACTCGCCGGTCACGGCCGACGCGGTCGTCTACATCAAGGTGATGGACGCGAAGAAGGCGTTCCTCGAAGTCGACGACTACAAGCGCGCCGTCTCCAACCTCGCCCAGACGACGCTCCGGGCGGTCCTCGGCGACATGGAACTCGACGACACGCTCAACAAGCGCCAGGAAATCAACGCCCGCATCCGCAAGGAGCTCGACGAGCCGACCGACGAGTGGGGCGTCCGCGTGGAGTCCGTCGAGGTCCGCGAGGTCAACCCCAGCGCCGACGTGCAGCAGGCGATGGAGCAGCAGACCTCCGCCGAGCGCCGCCGCCGCGCCATGATTCTCGAAGCGCAGGGTGAGCGCCGCTCCGCCGTCGAGCAGGCCGAGGGTGAAAAGCAGTCGAACATCATCCGCGCGCAGGGTGAAAAGCAGTCGCAGATTCTCGAAGCGCAGGGTGACGCCATCTCGACGGTGCTCCGCGCGAAGTCCGCCGAGTCGATGGGCGAGCGCGCCATCATCGACAAAGGCATGGAGACGCTCGAACGCATCGGACAGGGCGAGTCGACGACGTTCGTCCTCCCGCAGGAGCTCACCTCGCTCGTCGGCCGCTACGGCAAACAGCTCACCGGCTCCGACGTACAGGACATGGAGGGCCTCTCCAGCAAGCAGTTCGACGAGGAGACCCGCGAGCTCATCGGCCTCGACGACATCGAGGAGATCCTCGGCCAGATAGACCAAGCCGCGGAGATGAACGTCGAACAGCTCGAACAGGAGGCCGAGGCCATCAAGGCCGGCGCGGAGGTCAACGACATCAAGTCGCCCGACGAGGTCATCGCCGAGGCCGACGAGGACGAACAGCCCATCAAGTCGTCCGACGAGGTCGTCGCGGAAAGCGAGGGCGCAGGGGACGCGGCCGCGACCGACGGCTCGGCGGACGCGAACTCCGCGGGTAACGGCCAACCGGCCGCCGACGAGGCCGACGACGACGAAAGCGAGATATCCTTCGAGAAGGACCTCGAATAG
- a CDS encoding NfeD family protein, translating into MAYPPLPLQTGLVSPETLPLLLVLAGLGLSLAEAIAPGAHFVVLGVALLAAGLAGLLIAPLASPIILGLLVFVFGALALYGYRELDIYGGKGEGKTSDSDALTGKMGRVTERVTPTSGEVKLDEGGFNPYYAARSVHGELEAGTEVIVVDPGGGNVVTVEGVGPGEDEIDRELARERARRHEESAERDEEELEREGTEGV; encoded by the coding sequence ATGGCATACCCGCCGCTCCCGTTACAGACCGGTCTCGTCAGTCCCGAGACGCTCCCGCTGTTGCTCGTGCTCGCGGGGCTCGGCCTGTCGCTCGCGGAGGCCATCGCCCCCGGCGCGCACTTCGTCGTCCTCGGCGTGGCCCTCCTCGCGGCGGGGCTGGCCGGTCTCCTCATCGCACCGCTGGCAAGCCCGATTATTCTCGGGCTGCTCGTCTTCGTCTTCGGCGCGCTCGCGCTCTACGGCTACCGAGAGCTCGATATCTACGGTGGGAAGGGAGAAGGGAAGACGAGCGACTCGGACGCGCTGACGGGCAAGATGGGGCGCGTCACGGAGCGCGTCACGCCGACCAGCGGCGAGGTCAAACTCGACGAGGGCGGCTTCAACCCCTACTACGCCGCCCGGTCGGTCCACGGCGAACTGGAGGCGGGAACCGAGGTCATCGTCGTCGACCCCGGCGGCGGCAACGTCGTGACCGTCGAGGGAGTCGGTCCCGGCGAGGACGAGATCGACCGCGAACTCGCCCGCGAACGGGCGCGGCGGCACGAGGAGTCCGCGGAGCGAGACGAAGAAGAACTCGAACGCGAGGGCACGGAAGGCGTCTGA
- a CDS encoding restriction endonuclease has protein sequence MTRLVELEPTKFVRFLSDLWTQRNWQTNAQPRGEGRYLVQGQRGDGTKGLMLVLPTVETTVETEHIKGFVAHAKKRGVDTVVVATQGEFADAVRGFATNHDVTLFDRDELGETVADEGLEQTVKQYTDGDVFETAEVEFGLPFDLPEPVEDALASLPIAAVRERLAGLIDGRGDAGGGDGDNGGNSGDGGGGDSSAGSLRDRLPSSVDDLKSGSPPSVRVVVVAVLLLVLALGSVAVLGPMLDGLGGSSGGGSGGDHGVSVSALSSASADSADVVARWNARTTDTLRVGNQTYAPPEGERFVVVGFNATATGDSPGSLSQSALVFESDGVRYGHQPLSNATGFDNGGLFAPGDDAHVWTVFTVPTNATTGTVLVQPTNEDTVAFVHDDAVSTDPNGDD, from the coding sequence GTGACGAGACTCGTCGAACTCGAACCGACGAAGTTCGTCCGCTTTCTCTCGGACCTCTGGACGCAGCGGAACTGGCAGACGAACGCCCAGCCCCGCGGCGAGGGGAGATACCTCGTGCAGGGCCAGCGCGGCGACGGCACGAAGGGACTCATGCTCGTGCTCCCGACCGTCGAGACGACCGTCGAAACCGAGCACATCAAGGGCTTCGTCGCGCACGCGAAAAAGCGCGGCGTCGACACCGTCGTCGTCGCCACGCAAGGCGAGTTCGCTGACGCGGTCCGCGGGTTCGCCACGAACCACGACGTGACGCTGTTCGACCGCGACGAACTCGGCGAGACCGTCGCCGACGAGGGCCTCGAACAGACCGTCAAGCAGTACACCGACGGCGACGTGTTCGAGACCGCCGAGGTCGAGTTCGGCCTGCCGTTCGACCTGCCCGAACCCGTGGAAGACGCGTTGGCGTCGCTCCCGATAGCCGCCGTCCGCGAGCGACTCGCTGGGCTCATCGACGGCCGTGGCGACGCCGGTGGTGGTGACGGCGATAACGGCGGCAATAGCGGTGACGGCGGTGGCGGCGATTCCTCGGCGGGCTCGCTCCGCGACAGGCTTCCGTCGTCGGTCGACGACCTGAAATCCGGGTCGCCGCCGAGCGTTCGCGTCGTCGTCGTCGCCGTCCTCTTGCTCGTCCTCGCGCTCGGCTCCGTCGCCGTGCTCGGGCCGATGCTGGACGGACTCGGCGGGTCGAGCGGCGGCGGTTCCGGGGGCGACCACGGCGTCTCCGTCTCCGCCCTGTCGAGTGCGAGCGCCGACTCGGCCGACGTGGTCGCCCGGTGGAACGCCCGAACGACCGACACGCTTCGGGTCGGCAATCAGACGTACGCCCCGCCGGAGGGAGAGCGGTTCGTCGTCGTCGGCTTCAACGCGACGGCCACCGGCGACTCGCCCGGAAGCCTGTCGCAGTCGGCGCTCGTGTTCGAATCGGACGGCGTCAGATACGGGCACCAACCGCTGTCGAACGCGACCGGCTTCGACAACGGCGGGCTGTTCGCCCCGGGCGATGACGCGCACGTCTGGACCGTCTTCACCGTGCCGACGAACGCGACCACGGGGACCGTCCTCGTCCAGCCGACCAACGAGGACACCGTGGCGTTCGTCCACGACGACGCAGTCTCGACCGACCCGAACGGCGACGACTGA
- a CDS encoding DUF7312 domain-containing protein has product MSRAPSPEADDDRDGDGDGDGDSEWRFGVDDVGPDGIIDDEPEVEQLPIEPESPRAENIVFVLLGVLLAVGLVVVTVYPGAF; this is encoded by the coding sequence ATGTCCCGCGCACCCTCTCCCGAGGCCGACGACGACCGCGACGGTGACGGCGATGGCGACGGCGACAGCGAGTGGCGCTTCGGCGTCGACGACGTCGGTCCCGACGGCATCATCGACGACGAGCCGGAGGTCGAACAACTTCCCATCGAACCCGAGTCGCCGCGGGCGGAGAACATCGTGTTCGTCCTGCTCGGCGTCCTTCTCGCGGTCGGACTCGTCGTCGTCACCGTGTACCCGGGCGCGTTCTGA
- the pyk gene encoding pyruvate kinase, translating to MRNAKIVCTLGPASFDRETIRGLADAGMSVARMNASHGNVEHRSDVIDSIRAVDDATDEPLAAMLDLQGPEVRTADIDEDIYLETGSEVRFYEGDEATPEAVGLSYSITAAEAGDTILLDDGRIEATVEYVEDDSVHATIVSGGELSSRKGVNVPGVDLDIDLITDSDYENLKLAAEKEVDYVAASFIRDAEDVYTISDTLENLGAEIPIIAKIERAGAVDNLDEIIQAAHGVMVARGDLGVECPLEEVPIIQKRTIRKAQAAGVPVITATEMLDSMVRSRRPTRAEASDVANAVLDGTDAVMLSGETAVGDHPVRVVETMSRIVKEVEASPEYDESQEQRVPTADEGSRTEALARSARYLARDVNAAAVVAVSESGYTARKTAKFRPGVPVVAVTPNDRTRRQLAVSWGVSAQYADYSPSVEGVMDDAVTAALDAGVAESGDTIVVLSGMMTELEGTNTTNMLKVHVAAEPVATGRKIVGGRVAGPLYRTEDGDLTDVPEGAVLALSSEFDGEFDGDADKLAGIVDARAGMTGYPALVARELDIPMVSGAPLPKTIAQGATVTLHAERGIVYEGDVINHDRDSR from the coding sequence ATGAGAAACGCAAAAATCGTCTGTACCCTCGGTCCCGCGTCGTTCGACCGAGAGACGATTCGCGGGCTCGCCGACGCCGGCATGAGCGTCGCCCGGATGAACGCGAGCCACGGCAACGTCGAACACCGGTCCGACGTCATCGACAGCATCCGCGCCGTCGACGACGCGACCGACGAACCGCTCGCGGCCATGCTCGACCTGCAAGGCCCCGAAGTCCGAACCGCCGACATCGACGAGGACATCTACCTCGAAACCGGAAGCGAGGTCCGCTTCTACGAGGGCGACGAGGCCACGCCCGAGGCCGTCGGCCTGTCGTACTCCATCACCGCCGCGGAGGCCGGCGACACCATCCTCCTCGACGACGGCCGCATCGAGGCCACCGTCGAGTACGTCGAGGACGATTCGGTCCACGCGACCATCGTCTCCGGCGGGGAGCTCAGCTCGCGCAAGGGCGTGAACGTCCCCGGCGTCGACCTCGACATCGACCTCATCACCGACTCCGACTACGAGAACCTGAAGCTCGCCGCCGAGAAGGAAGTCGACTACGTCGCCGCCTCGTTCATCCGCGACGCGGAGGACGTCTACACCATCAGCGACACCCTCGAGAACCTCGGCGCGGAGATTCCCATCATCGCCAAAATCGAGCGCGCCGGCGCGGTCGACAACCTCGACGAAATCATCCAGGCGGCCCACGGCGTGATGGTCGCCCGCGGCGACCTCGGCGTCGAGTGCCCCCTCGAAGAGGTGCCCATCATCCAGAAGCGCACCATCCGCAAAGCGCAGGCCGCGGGCGTGCCGGTCATCACCGCGACCGAGATGCTCGACTCGATGGTCCGCTCGCGCCGCCCGACCCGCGCGGAGGCGTCCGACGTGGCCAACGCCGTCCTCGACGGCACCGACGCCGTGATGCTCTCCGGCGAGACCGCAGTCGGTGACCACCCCGTCCGCGTCGTCGAGACGATGTCCCGCATCGTCAAGGAAGTCGAAGCCAGCCCCGAGTACGACGAGAGCCAAGAACAGCGCGTCCCGACCGCCGACGAGGGCTCCCGCACCGAGGCGCTCGCCCGCTCGGCGCGCTACCTCGCCCGCGACGTGAACGCCGCGGCCGTCGTCGCCGTCTCCGAGTCCGGCTACACCGCCCGGAAGACCGCGAAGTTCCGCCCCGGCGTGCCCGTCGTCGCCGTCACGCCGAACGACCGGACGCGCCGCCAGCTCGCCGTCTCGTGGGGCGTCTCGGCGCAGTACGCCGATTACAGCCCGAGCGTCGAGGGCGTCATGGACGACGCCGTCACCGCCGCGCTCGACGCCGGCGTCGCGGAGTCCGGCGACACCATCGTCGTCCTCTCCGGCATGATGACGGAGCTCGAAGGGACGAACACGACGAACATGCTCAAGGTCCACGTCGCCGCCGAGCCCGTCGCCACGGGCCGGAAAATCGTCGGCGGCCGCGTCGCCGGCCCCCTCTACCGCACCGAGGACGGCGACCTCACGGACGTCCCCGAGGGCGCGGTTCTCGCGCTGTCGTCCGAGTTCGACGGCGAGTTCGACGGCGACGCCGACAAGCTCGCCGGCATCGTCGACGCCCGCGCGGGCATGACCGGCTACCCGGCGCTCGTCGCGCGCGAACTCGACATCCCGATGGTCTCGGGCGCGCCGCTGCCGAAGACCATCGCGCAGGGCGCGACCGTCACGCTCCACGCCGAGCGCGGCATCGTCTACGAGGGCGACGTCATCAACCACGACCGCGACAGCCGGTAG